One window of Suricata suricatta isolate VVHF042 chromosome 6, meerkat_22Aug2017_6uvM2_HiC, whole genome shotgun sequence genomic DNA carries:
- the LOC115294060 gene encoding olfactory receptor 2M5-like: MRSGNESESTDFILLGFFPEFKHITAMVSIILLIYTAALTGNTLLLLLIWLYSHLHTPMYLLLSQLSLMDLTLTSSIIPKMAVNFFSGWRSISFLDCGTQIFFSLTVAIAECILITLMCFDRYVAICDPLRYPAIINSRVCLQMIAMSWVGGALTSLGHTAFTLHFNICSPREIPHFFCEVMAVLRIVCEDISAYEKAVVITSILVLLLPLSLILSSYVLIFLAVLRMNSPESRNKALATCSSHLCVVGLYFGPGLCIYMRPGSAKTPKLNQGLFLFGTVLTPLLNPLAYSLRNKEVLSALKKLMGRSQSSR, encoded by the coding sequence ATGAGGAGTGGGAATGAATCAGAATCCACAGATTTCATCCTCTTGGGCTTTTTCCCGGAATTTAAACACATTACAGCCATGGTCTCCATCATTCTCCTCATCTACACCGCCGCCCTCACTGGCAACACTCTGCTGCTCCTCCTTATTTGGTTGTATTCCCAtctccacacacccatgtacttgCTGCTCAGTCAGCTCTCCTTAATGGACTTGACTTTGACATCTAGCATCATCCCCAAGATGGCGGTCAACTTCTTCTCCGGATGGCGGAGCATATCATTCTTGGATTGTGGGACTCAAATTTTCTTCTCCCTGACTGTGGCCATTGCGGAATGCATCCTTATAACTCTCATGTGTTTTGATCGTTATGTAGCCATATGTGATCCTCTCCGGTACCCTGCCATTATCAATTCTAGGGTTTGCTTACAGATGATTGCCATGTCTTGGGTTGGAGGGGCACTTACTTCCCTGGGCCACACAGCTTTTACCTTGCACTTTAATATCTGCAGCCCCAGAGAGATTCCTCACTTCTTCTGTGAAGTCATGGCTGTGCTTAGGATCGTCTGTGAGGATATTTCAGCCTATGAGAAGGCAGTGGTGATAACAAGCATACTGGTTCTGCTCCTGCCCTTATCTCTCATCTTGTCTTCTTATGTTCTCATCTTCCTTGCTGTACTCCGAATGAACTCCCCAGAAAGTAGGAACAAGGCTCTGGCCACCTGCTCCTCACATCTCTGTGTGGTGGGGCTCTATTTTGGACCAGGTTTGTGCATCTACATGAGACCTGGTTCTGCCAAGACTCCAAAGTTAAATCAGGGTCTTTTTCTGTTTGGAACGGTCCTCACCCCTCTCTTAAACCCTCTTGCTTACAGTCTCAGGAACAAGGAGGTTCTAAGTGCATTGAAAAAGTTAATGGGGAGGTCTCAGTCCTCTAGGTAA